From the genome of Streptomyces sp. NBC_01304:
GTGTCCTCGGCTTCAGCCCTAGGGCGTGTCCTCGGACTCCGCGTGCCGGGCCCGGTGGGCCTTCGCCTTCTGGCGGTTGCCGCAGCGTTCCATCGAGCACCAGCGGCGGCGGCCCGGGCGCGAGGTGTCGACGAAGACCAGGGCGCAGTTGTGTGCCTCGCATTCGCGGATGCGGTGGGCGAAGGGGCCGGTGAACAGGTCCACGGCGTCGCGGGCGACGGTCGACAGGAGCTGGGTGCCGGTCGCTCCCGGCCCCCAGGTGCGGGTGCCGTCCGCCGCGATACGGGCCGCGAGCGGGGGTTCGGCGGCGGTCGCGTTGACCACGTCCAGGTCCGCGGGGCTCGGCGCGCGGCCGTGGGCGCGGTCCACGGCGAGCGGCCAGAGGGCGGCGCGCAGCGCGTGTGCGGCCGCCAACTCGCGCTGGTCGACGGCTGGTTCGAGGCCGGGGGCGAGTCTGCTTCCGGCCGCCCAGCGCACCAGGTCGGCGGGCTCGCTCAGCACCTCGAAGTCCGGGTAGCGCTCCGAACCGCCCGTCGGAAGCAGCTCCAGACACAGGGCGCCCGGGTCGAAGTGGAAGGTGCGGCCCTCACGGGCGGTGAGGACGAGACCCACCGGCTCGTCTCTTGCAGGCGTCAGCACGTAACCACTATAACTGGTTAGCATGACCCAGCATCCCGCGCAGCCCGCAGACGCAGATCCCGTACCGCCCGTGGATCCCGTGCAGTGGAAGATCGTCGTGGACGCCACCGATCCGCACACCCAGGCCGACTTCTGGGCCGGCGCCCTCGGCTACGCGGTCGAGGACAACAGCGCCCTGGTCGAGCAGCTCCTGGGCAACGGCGTCATCCCGCCCGAGATCACCGTCGAGCACCACGGCCGCCGCGCCTTCCGGGACCTGATCGCGGTGCGGCACCCGGCGGATCCGTACGAGGAGAACAGCGGGACCGGGCTCGGGCGGCGGGTGCTGTTCCAGCGCGTACCGGAGAAGAAGTCGGGCAAGAACCGGCTCCACCTGGATCTGCACTTCGGGCCCGAACGGCGGGACGCCGAGGTGAGCCGGCTCGAAGGGCTCGGCGCGACCGTGCTGTACCGGGTGAACGAGCCGTCGGGGCAGTGGGTGACGATGGCCGACCCCGAGGGGAACGAGTTCTGCGTGCAGTAGGCGCGACCCCCAACCGCCGCGGGCGCGACCCCAACTCCTCTATTTTCGGCGGACCTTGGACCGGACTCCGCTATACGAACACTCCTGTCCGATTCCTGCTCTTGACGGGTAGTCAAACTCCGCACCACCATGCGGGCACGCATCAGGCACAGCAAGCACAGCTCCAGCGCCCTGCGGTCACTTGAACCGCAGGGCGTCTCGTACGTTCCGTTCCTCGTCCTGTACGGAATCCGAACTCGGAGCCCCACATGAAGCTCTCCGTCCCCGCCCGTACCTCGCGAAGACTGGCGGCCTGTGCCGTCGTCGCCGTGACCGGGCTGCTTGCCTCCGTCGCCCCTTCGGCCGGCGCCGCCCCGGCTCCCGCCGCAGCGCCCGGCGTCCTCGCCGCGCCCGACATCCCGCTCGCCAACGTCAAGGCGCACCTCACGCAGTTCGGCTCCATCGCCTCCGCCAACGGCGGCAACCGCGCGCACGGCCGGGCCGGCTACAAGGCCTCGCTCGACTATGTGAAGGGCAAGCTGGACGCGGCCGGATTCACCACCACCGTCCAGCAGTTCACCTCCAGCGGCGCCACCGGCTACAACCTCATAGCCGACTGGCCGGGCGGCGACCCGAACTCCGTCCTGATGGCCGGCTCGCACCTCGACAGCGTCTCCGCGGGCGCCGGCATCAACGACAACGGCTCGGGTTCGGCCGGCGTCCTGGAGACCGCGCTCGCCGTGTCCCGGGCACAGCTGAAGCCGACCAAGCATCTGCGGTTCGCCTGGTGGGGCGCCGAGGAGCTGGGTCTGGTCGGGTCGAAGTACTACGTCAACAACCTGCCGTCCGCCGAGCGTTCGAAGCTCTACGGCTACATGAACTTCGACATGATCGGCTCGCCCAACCCGGGCTACTTCGTCTACGACGACGACCCGACGATCGAGAAGACCTTCAAGGACTACTTCACGGGCCTGAACGTCCCGACCGAGATCGAGACCGAGGGCGACGGCCGCTCCGACCACGCCCCGTTCAAGAACGTCGGGATACCCGTCGGCGGCCTCTTCACCGGCGCGGACTACACCAAGACCGCGGCCCAGGCCCAGAAGTGGGGCGGCACGGCCGGGCAGCCCTTCGACCGCTGCTACCACTCGTCGTGCGACAACACGTCGAACATCAACGACACGGCGCTCGACCGCAACAGCGACGCGATCGCGCACGCCGTCTGGACCCTCGGCACCGAGGCCTCCATCCCGCCCGGTGACGTCTACGAGAACACCGCCGACGTCACCATCCCGGACAACGGCGCCGCCGTGACCTCCTCCATCAGCGTCACCGGCCGCACCGGGAACGCCCCGGCCACGCTCAAGGTCGGCGTCGACATCAAGCACACCTGGCGGGGCGACCTGGTCATCGATCTGCTGGCCCCGGACGGGACGGCGTACCGCCTGAAGAACTCCAGCGGCAACGACTCGGCGGACGACGTCGTGGCGACGTACACCGTCAACGCGTCGAGCGAGCCGGGCAACGGCACGTGGAAGCTGCGCGTGCAGGATGTGGCGGCGCAGGACACCGGCTACATCAACAGCTGGAAGTTGACCTTCTAGCAACATTCCAGGGAAGAGAAGCAGTTCGGCGACTGTTGTCAGCGTGCGTCCGCATGGTGCGGGCGCACGCTGACGTACGTATGCCGTAGACCTGGGGGGTCCGATGTCCCGCAAGTTCCTGTTCGTGCTCGGCAGCAGTCGCCGCGGCGGCAACACCGAGCTGCTCGCCCGCAGGGCCGCCGAGCAGCTGCCCGCCGACGTCCACCAGACCTGGCTCGACCTCGAAGAGCTCGCCCTGCCCGACTTCCAGGACCGGCGGCACGACCCCGGCGCCGTGCACGCGCCGCCGACCGGGGACGCCGCCACGCTCCTCGACGCGACGCTCGACGCGACGGACGTGGTGCTGGTCTCGCCGCTGTACTGGTACTCCGTGTCGGCCTCCACCAAGCGCTATCTGGACCACTGGTCGGGCTGGCTGCGGGTACGCGAGGCCGACTTCAAGCAGCGGATGGGCGGCCGGCGGCTGTGGGGCGTGACGGTGCTCGCGGAGGAGGACGTGACGGTGGCGGATCCGCTGGTCGGTACGTTGCGGAACACGGCCGCGTACATGGGGATGGAGTTCGGCGGGGTGCTGTTCGGGAACGGGAGCAGGCCGGATGGTGTACTGCTGGACACGGAGGCGCTGAGCCGGGCGAAGGAGTTCTTCGTACGGTGAGGGTCCGGCAACGGGGGTCGCACATGAACAGAGCCATGACCACGGCAGTTTCGGCACTCTTCGCCGTGGGAGCCCTTGCGGGGGCCGGCGGTTGCACGGACTCGGGCGGTGCCGGGCAGGCGGCGGAGCCGAGTTCGGGCACGTCTGCGACGCCGAAGCCGAAGCCCAAGCCGTCCGAGAGCGGCCTGCCGCCTCGGATGAAGAAGCTGATCGAGGCCGCGCAGGCCACACTCAGCGACGAAGACGACGACAGCAACGGCGACTTCGTCGCCGCGGGCGCGGGTCCGGCCGACGTGCCGCACCGCGACACGATGACCGACCAGACCGTGCGCGGCGACCGCCTGCTCATCGAGGTCACCTGCGCGGGCAAGGGCACGGTGACCGCCAAGGTCACGTCCGGCAAGTCGAAGGCCTCCGAGCGTTTGGACTGTGCCGAGGGCCCCAGGCAGCACTTCCTGGAAGTAACGGTCGACTCCCCCGAACTCTCCGTCTCCTTCACCCCCGCCGAGGGCACGGATGCGGCCACCGCCTATCGCGTGGGCAAGCGGAACTGACCGGCCAGGTCTACGCGTTGATGTCCTTCGCCCCGAACCGAGCCCACGCCCCCGCCCCGAACAGCGCCGCGTACCACCCCTGCACCTGCAGGTTCTTCAGCAGGTCGTCCCAGTAGACCGGGTCCCGCATCAGGTCCGCGAAGGACAGCCAGTGGTGCGAGAAGAGGTACGGGTGGAGCGCGTCGAGCTGCGGGATCGAGTCCAGGATCTGCACGGTGATCAGCAGGCCCACGGTCGTCGCCATGGCCGCGATCCCGCTGTTCGTCAGCGTCGAGACGAAGAGGCCGAGCGCCGCGACCCCGATCAGTGAGGCGGCGACGACCAGGGCGATCAGCAGGGCCCGCCACAGCCCGTCCGCGAGGCTGATCCGGGTCCCGGAGATCGTGGTGAGCTCGCCGAGCGGAAAGAGCAGGGCCCCGACCGCGAGCGCCGAGGCCGCGACGGTGAGGGTCGCGACCAGGCAGAAGGCCAGCGTGGTCGCGTACTTGGCGAGAAGCAGCCGGGTGCGGCCGGCGGGCGCGACGAGGAGATAGCGCAGGGTGCCCGCGCTCGCCTCGCCCGCGATGCCGTCGCCCGCGATCACCCCGATGGCCATCGGCAGGAAGAAGGGCAGGGTCGCGGCGAGGGCCGTGAAGACCAGGAAGAGGCCGTTGTTGGTGATCTGCGCGATGAACGCCGGGCCGCCCTCGCCGCCGCCCGCCCCGACGCTGCCCCCGTCGCTCGTCTCGATCTTCACCGCGATGCCGATGAGGACCGGCACGGCCGCGAGCACCCCGAGCAGCGCGAGGGTGCGCCAGCGCCGGAAGGTCGTCGTCAGCTCGGAACGGAAGAGGCCGAGGGCCCAGATCCGCGGGGGCGAGACCTCCAGTGCCTCAGCCCGCGACATCGAAGCCCTCCCCGGTCAGCTCCACGAAGGCGTCCTCAAGCGAGGCCCGTTCCAGGCCGAAGCCACGGACGCGGATGTCGGCGCGGACCAACGCCGTGTTGATGTCGGCGAGTTCGGCGGCGGCCGGGGGCTCGCCCGTCACCCGGTCGTCCGTGACCGTCAGGTCCGTCACGCCGTGTTCCTTCAGTACGCGGGCCGCGTCGGCCGGATCGGGTGTGGTGACGGCGAGCCGGCCACGGGCGGTCGACGCGAGGTCCGCGACCGGGCCCTGGGTGATCAGCCGGCCACGGGCCATGACGGCGGCGTGCGTGCAGACCTGCTCGATCTCGTCGAGG
Proteins encoded in this window:
- a CDS encoding ABC transporter permease — translated: MSRAEALEVSPPRIWALGLFRSELTTTFRRWRTLALLGVLAAVPVLIGIAVKIETSDGGSVGAGGGEGGPAFIAQITNNGLFLVFTALAATLPFFLPMAIGVIAGDGIAGEASAGTLRYLLVAPAGRTRLLLAKYATTLAFCLVATLTVAASALAVGALLFPLGELTTISGTRISLADGLWRALLIALVVAASLIGVAALGLFVSTLTNSGIAAMATTVGLLITVQILDSIPQLDALHPYLFSHHWLSFADLMRDPVYWDDLLKNLQVQGWYAALFGAGAWARFGAKDINA
- a CDS encoding M28 family metallopeptidase, yielding MKLSVPARTSRRLAACAVVAVTGLLASVAPSAGAAPAPAAAPGVLAAPDIPLANVKAHLTQFGSIASANGGNRAHGRAGYKASLDYVKGKLDAAGFTTTVQQFTSSGATGYNLIADWPGGDPNSVLMAGSHLDSVSAGAGINDNGSGSAGVLETALAVSRAQLKPTKHLRFAWWGAEELGLVGSKYYVNNLPSAERSKLYGYMNFDMIGSPNPGYFVYDDDPTIEKTFKDYFTGLNVPTEIETEGDGRSDHAPFKNVGIPVGGLFTGADYTKTAAQAQKWGGTAGQPFDRCYHSSCDNTSNINDTALDRNSDAIAHAVWTLGTEASIPPGDVYENTADVTIPDNGAAVTSSISVTGRTGNAPATLKVGVDIKHTWRGDLVIDLLAPDGTAYRLKNSSGNDSADDVVATYTVNASSEPGNGTWKLRVQDVAAQDTGYINSWKLTF
- a CDS encoding CGNR zinc finger domain-containing protein, with product MLTSYSGYVLTPARDEPVGLVLTAREGRTFHFDPGALCLELLPTGGSERYPDFEVLSEPADLVRWAAGSRLAPGLEPAVDQRELAAAHALRAALWPLAVDRAHGRAPSPADLDVVNATAAEPPLAARIAADGTRTWGPGATGTQLLSTVARDAVDLFTGPFAHRIRECEAHNCALVFVDTSRPGRRRWCSMERCGNRQKAKAHRARHAESEDTP
- a CDS encoding VOC family protein codes for the protein MTQHPAQPADADPVPPVDPVQWKIVVDATDPHTQADFWAGALGYAVEDNSALVEQLLGNGVIPPEITVEHHGRRAFRDLIAVRHPADPYEENSGTGLGRRVLFQRVPEKKSGKNRLHLDLHFGPERRDAEVSRLEGLGATVLYRVNEPSGQWVTMADPEGNEFCVQ
- a CDS encoding flavodoxin family protein, with protein sequence MSRKFLFVLGSSRRGGNTELLARRAAEQLPADVHQTWLDLEELALPDFQDRRHDPGAVHAPPTGDAATLLDATLDATDVVLVSPLYWYSVSASTKRYLDHWSGWLRVREADFKQRMGGRRLWGVTVLAEEDVTVADPLVGTLRNTAAYMGMEFGGVLFGNGSRPDGVLLDTEALSRAKEFFVR